One Camelina sativa cultivar DH55 chromosome 3, Cs, whole genome shotgun sequence genomic window carries:
- the LOC104766640 gene encoding aluminum-activated malate transporter 2-like isoform X1: MEKVREIVREGRRVGNEDPRRVVHAFKVGLALAFVSSFYYYQPLYDNFGVNAMWAVMTVVVVFEFSVGATLGKGINRAVATLVAGGLGIGAHHLASLSGPTIEPILLAIFVFIQAALSTFVRFFPRVKARYDYGVLIFILTFALISVSGFREDEILDLAHKRLSTVMMGGVSCVLISIFVCPVWAGQDLHSLLASNFDTLAHFLQGLSFSLKLFLMYIYIYIYIYIYIYIYIFSLSYELKSGNLAEFGDEYFEATEDGDIKEVEKRRRNLERYKSVLNSKSNEEALANFAKWEPRHGVFRFRHPWKQYLAVGALLRQCAYPVDALNSYINSDMQIPMDVKKKLEEPLRRMSSESGKSMKEMSNSLKKMTKSSTSDVHVVNSQSACKTLSTLLKSGILNDVEPLQMISLMTTVSLLIDIVNLTEKISESVHELASAAKFKNKMKSSSNSDAGSTTSAVPIKSYEGDSADDDHVVTILGDVITSNNNDQSHRESSVDSCHHVAIEIDDDDSIHDKHEEDSNIHVQTSRVSCGHTNASDLLNSGDIKK; the protein is encoded by the exons ATggagaaagtgagagagatagtGAGAGAAGGGAGGAGAGTAGGGAATGAAGATCCGAGAAGAGTAGTTCATGCTTTCAAAGTGGGACTTGCTCTTGCGTTTGTCTCTTCCTTTTATTATTACCAACCTCTCTACGATAACTTCGGTGTCAATGCAATGTGGGCTGTCATGACCGTAGTTGTCGTCTTTGAATTCTCTGTAG GGGCTACGCTTGGGAAAGGAATTAATAGAGCAGTCGCAACATTAGTAGCAGGAGGACTAGGGATTGGAGCGCATCACCTAGCAAGTCTGTCAGGTCCAACAATAGAACCCATTCTTCTCGCCATCTTTGTCTTTATCCAAG CTGCATTGTCGACGTTCGTGAGGTTCTTCCCGCGGGTGAAGGCAAGATATGATTATGGGGTATTGATATTCATATTGACGTTCGCACTGATATCAGTGTCGGGGTTTAGAGAGGACGAGATATTGGATTTGGCACATAAGAGACTATCGACAGTGATGATGGGAGGAGTTAGTTGCGTACTTATCTCTATCTTTGTCTGCCCTGTCTGGGCAGGACAAGACCTTCATTCTCTTCTTGCCTCCAACTTTGACACACTTGCCCACTTCCTTCAaggtttgtctttttctttgaaattatttctcatgtatatatatatatatatatatatatatatatatatatatatatatatattctcattgAGTTATGAATTAAAAAGTGGGAATTTGGCAGAATTTGGAGATGAATATTTTGAAGCGACAGAGGATGGGGACATCAAAGAGGtggagaagaggagaaggaatCTTGAGAGATATAAAAGTGTTCTCAACTCAAAAAGCAATGAAGAAGCGTTG GCTAATTTCGCAAAATGGGAACCACGTCACGGCGTATTTAGATTTAGGCATCCATGGAAACAGTACCTTGCTGTGGGTGCATTACTCCGGCAATGTGCTTACCCGGTTGATGCCTTGAATTCATACATCAACTCAGATATGCAG ATCCCAATGGACgtgaaaaaaaagttagaagaacCATTAAGAAGAATGAGCTCAGAGTCGGGGAAGTCAATGAAAGAAATGTCCaattcattaaagaaaatgacaaaatcaTCTACATCGGATGTCCATGTAGTAAACTCACAATCTGCCTGCAAAACTCTTTCCACTTTACTTAAATCAGGCATCTTAAACGATGTTGAGCCTCTTCAAATGATCTCACTGATGACTACAGTCTCTCTGCTCATTGACATTGTTAATTTAACGGAAAAGATCTCAGAATCCGTACATGAGCTTGCATCCGCAGCTAAATTTAAGAACAAGATGAAGTCGTCGTCCAATTCGGATGCCGGAAGCACTACTAGTGCCGTGCCAATCAAATCTTATGAAGGTGATAGTgctgatgatgatcatgttgtTACGATTTTAGGTGATGTTATTACATCAAACAATAATGATCAATCGCATAGGGAGAGTTCAGTGGATTCCTGTCATCATGTCGCCATAGAGATTGACGATGACGATTCGATCCATGACAAACATGAAGAAGATAGTAATATACATGTACAGACGAGTCGTGTATCATGTGGGCACACTAATGCTAGTGATCTTTTAAACAGTGGtgatataaagaaataa
- the LOC104766640 gene encoding aluminum-activated malate transporter 2-like isoform X2 produces MEKVREIVREGRRVGNEDPRRVVHAFKVGLALAFVSSFYYYQPLYDNFGVNAMWAVMTVVVVFEFSVGATLGKGINRAVATLVAGGLGIGAHHLASLSGPTIEPILLAIFVFIQAALSTFVRFFPRVKARYDYGVLIFILTFALISVSGFREDEILDLAHKRLSTVMMGGVSCVLISIFVCPVWAGQDLHSLLASNFDTLAHFLQEFGDEYFEATEDGDIKEVEKRRRNLERYKSVLNSKSNEEALANFAKWEPRHGVFRFRHPWKQYLAVGALLRQCAYPVDALNSYINSDMQIPMDVKKKLEEPLRRMSSESGKSMKEMSNSLKKMTKSSTSDVHVVNSQSACKTLSTLLKSGILNDVEPLQMISLMTTVSLLIDIVNLTEKISESVHELASAAKFKNKMKSSSNSDAGSTTSAVPIKSYEGDSADDDHVVTILGDVITSNNNDQSHRESSVDSCHHVAIEIDDDDSIHDKHEEDSNIHVQTSRVSCGHTNASDLLNSGDIKK; encoded by the exons ATggagaaagtgagagagatagtGAGAGAAGGGAGGAGAGTAGGGAATGAAGATCCGAGAAGAGTAGTTCATGCTTTCAAAGTGGGACTTGCTCTTGCGTTTGTCTCTTCCTTTTATTATTACCAACCTCTCTACGATAACTTCGGTGTCAATGCAATGTGGGCTGTCATGACCGTAGTTGTCGTCTTTGAATTCTCTGTAG GGGCTACGCTTGGGAAAGGAATTAATAGAGCAGTCGCAACATTAGTAGCAGGAGGACTAGGGATTGGAGCGCATCACCTAGCAAGTCTGTCAGGTCCAACAATAGAACCCATTCTTCTCGCCATCTTTGTCTTTATCCAAG CTGCATTGTCGACGTTCGTGAGGTTCTTCCCGCGGGTGAAGGCAAGATATGATTATGGGGTATTGATATTCATATTGACGTTCGCACTGATATCAGTGTCGGGGTTTAGAGAGGACGAGATATTGGATTTGGCACATAAGAGACTATCGACAGTGATGATGGGAGGAGTTAGTTGCGTACTTATCTCTATCTTTGTCTGCCCTGTCTGGGCAGGACAAGACCTTCATTCTCTTCTTGCCTCCAACTTTGACACACTTGCCCACTTCCTTCAag AATTTGGAGATGAATATTTTGAAGCGACAGAGGATGGGGACATCAAAGAGGtggagaagaggagaaggaatCTTGAGAGATATAAAAGTGTTCTCAACTCAAAAAGCAATGAAGAAGCGTTG GCTAATTTCGCAAAATGGGAACCACGTCACGGCGTATTTAGATTTAGGCATCCATGGAAACAGTACCTTGCTGTGGGTGCATTACTCCGGCAATGTGCTTACCCGGTTGATGCCTTGAATTCATACATCAACTCAGATATGCAG ATCCCAATGGACgtgaaaaaaaagttagaagaacCATTAAGAAGAATGAGCTCAGAGTCGGGGAAGTCAATGAAAGAAATGTCCaattcattaaagaaaatgacaaaatcaTCTACATCGGATGTCCATGTAGTAAACTCACAATCTGCCTGCAAAACTCTTTCCACTTTACTTAAATCAGGCATCTTAAACGATGTTGAGCCTCTTCAAATGATCTCACTGATGACTACAGTCTCTCTGCTCATTGACATTGTTAATTTAACGGAAAAGATCTCAGAATCCGTACATGAGCTTGCATCCGCAGCTAAATTTAAGAACAAGATGAAGTCGTCGTCCAATTCGGATGCCGGAAGCACTACTAGTGCCGTGCCAATCAAATCTTATGAAGGTGATAGTgctgatgatgatcatgttgtTACGATTTTAGGTGATGTTATTACATCAAACAATAATGATCAATCGCATAGGGAGAGTTCAGTGGATTCCTGTCATCATGTCGCCATAGAGATTGACGATGACGATTCGATCCATGACAAACATGAAGAAGATAGTAATATACATGTACAGACGAGTCGTGTATCATGTGGGCACACTAATGCTAGTGATCTTTTAAACAGTGGtgatataaagaaataa